In the genome of Sphingomonas alpina, the window CCTTTTTCCTGCGCAAGTGCTGGTGCCGCCGAGCGAGGTGGCGCGCGCGCTCTGGTCGCTCGCGGCGAGCGGGGAGCTTGAGCGCCATATCGGCGAGAGCATGTTTCGGCTGACCGCCGGCTTTGCGATCGGCGCGATCGCGGGCCTGATCTTCGGTGCGACGATCGCGCTGTCACGGCTTGCCGAAGCGGCGCTGGCGCCGTTCTTTCTCGCGCTATGGCAAGTGCCGGTGATTGCTTTCGTGCCGATGCTGGTGATCTTTCTCGGCATCGACGAGCCGTTCAAGATCGCGATCGTCGCGCTCGCGACATTCTTCCCGGTCGCGCTGGCGACATTCGACGGCGTGCGCGGCGTGCCCAAGGCGTGGTTCGACGTGGCGCGGGTCTATCGCACGCGGCTGCCCGATCTCATCTGGCGGATCCTGATCCCGGCGACCGTGCCCTCGGTGCTCACTGGCTTGCGCATTGCCCTGACCCGCGCCTGGGTGGTGCTGGTCGCGGCGGAGCTGCTCGCGGCGGACAGCGGCATTGGCCAGATGATGGAAATGGGCCGCCAGCTCTTCCGCATCGATGTGGTGCTGGCGGGCGTGGTGGTGAGCGGGCTGATCGGCTTCGCGCTGGATCGCGGCGCCAAGGCGATCGAACGCCGCGCGACGCGCTGGAAAACGGCATGAGTGCGTTGCTCTCACAGCCATGGCGCCGCATCGCGATCGGGCTGGTCGCGCCCGTACTGTTTCTGATCTGGTGGCAATTGCAGGCGACCTCCGGCGACGTACGCGCGCTCGCCTTTGCGCCGCTCGGGTCGATCGGCGCGGCGTTCGTCGAACTAAGCAAGAATGGCTCGCTCCTGTCCGACATGATGTCGACTCTGTCGCGTAGCCTGACCGGCCTGCTGATCGGCGGCACGCTCGGCATCGCCACCGGCGTCGCCATGGCGATCTGGCGGCCGCTCGACCGAGTGCTTGGGCCATTGCTCCATGCGATCCGGCAAGTGCCGATGATCGGCTGGCTGCCGTTGATCGGCCTGTGGTTCGGCACCGGCCAGGGATCGGAACTGATCGTGGTCAGCCTCTCCGCTTTCTTCCCGACCATGCTCAACAGCTATGAAGGCGTGGCGCATGTCGAGGGGCGCTATCTCGATGTCGGGCGGGTCTATGGCTTTACCGCGTTGCAGCGTTTTCGCCTGATCCTGCTGCCCGCCGCCATGCCGCTGATCCTCACCGGCGTGACGCAAGGGCTCGCCTTTGCCTGGATCACCTCGATCGCGACCGAGATATTGCTCGGCACCGGCGGCGGACTCGGCGTGACCATGCAGCTCGCCCAGACTCAGCAGCGGCTCGACGTGATCCTTGTCGCGATCATCGCCACCGCGATCCTCGGCTTCGTCATCAACCATCTGTTCCTTCGCCTGCGCCGATATCTGCTGCGCTGGCAGGCGATATCCCTTTGATCAGGAGACCGGCATGATCCCGGAAGCCCGGCCGCAATTCTCGCCGCACAACGCCACTGCCGCGCACGGTGCGCTGTCGATCAGCGACCTGCACAAGAGCTTCACCATCGGTGGTGCGCCGATGCCAGTGCTCGAAGGCATTAACCTCACGGTGAAGCCCGGCGAGTTCGTCAGCATTGTCGGTGCGTCCGGCTGCGGCAAATCGACCTTGCTGCGGCTGATCGTCGGGCTGGACGATGAATATCATGGCGAGATCCGCCTTGATGGCGAACGCGTCGCCACCACCAGCCTCGATCGCGGCATCGTATTCCAGGACCACCGGCTGTTTCCCTGGATGACGCTGGAACAGAATATCGAACTCGCGCTGCTCAACACCGATACGCCAAAGGCGCGGCGGGCGCAGATCGTCGCCGATCATATCGCACTGGTGAATCTGAAGGGCTTCGAAACCGCCTATCCGCACCAGCTTTCGGGCGGCATGGCGCAGCGCGCGGCGATCGCTCGCGCGCTGGTGACCGAGCCCAAATTGCTGCTGCTCGACGAACCGCTCGGCGCGCTCGACGCATTGACCCGGGTGCATGTGCAGAATGAGCTGCAGCGCATCTGGATGACTCAACGCTCGACCATGCTGATGGTCACGCATGATGTGGAGGAGGCACTGTATCTCGGCGACCGCGTCGTGGTGATGGCGCCCAACCCCGGGCGCATTCGCCGCATCGTCGATGTCGACCTGCCGCATCCGCGCGACCGCGCCGCGCCGCTGCTCCACCGGCTGAAGGATGAAATCCTCGCCGAACTGACCGCATCGCCGAGCGCCCCTGCCAATCTGGTGCGCTTGCCCGGCCGGGAGGAACGCTGATGTCGCGCCAGCCAGATCACCCTGTCGCACCTTTGTTCGTCGATCGCTGGTCACCGCGCAGCTTCACCGCGGAGCCGGTGCCTGACGAAGTATTGCTCAGCGCGTTCGAGGCTGCGCGCTGGGCGCCCTCCGCGTCCAATGTCCAGCCATGGCGGTTCCTGGTCGCGCGGCACGGCGATGCGCATTGGCAGGAATTTGTCGATCTGCTCGCGCCGCGCAATCGACTCTGGGCCGGGCAGGCATCGGCTCTGATCGTGATCCTCTCCGCGCTTTGGGTCGAACGGCAGGGCGTCGTGGTGGAGAATGGCTCGCGCAGCTTCGACGCGGGCGCCGCCTGGACCAACTTCGCGCATCAGGCACTGCTGCTTGGCTGGCATACGCATGGCATTGGCGGGTTCGACCGCATCGCCGCGCGCGAGCGGCTCGAGGTTCCGGAGGATTATACGATCGAGGCGATGGTCGCGATCGGCCGCCAGGCCGGCATCGACACGCTTCATGCCGATTTCCACGCCGCCGAAAGCCCGAACGGGCGGCGGCCGATCGATCAGACGGTGTTCGCCGGGCGGCTCGGGCTGCCCGCCTTTGCCGGTGAAAGGAGTGCCGCATGACCATCTACAGCTATTGGCAGGTCGACGTCACGGACGCCGCGACGCGGTCCGAAATCGGCGCGCGGCCGCGAACGCCGACCGTCTTCCGCGATGTGCGGACGCGGGCGATCAACCGCTACGATTATTATGCGCAGATCGCCCAGGCTGCGGCGCAGACCGCGTTCGACGGTGTCTTCTTTCCCTATCGCCCGGATTCCGACGACAGCCAGACCGTGGCGGCGGCGATCGCGCGCGAAGTGCCACGGCTCGCGCTGATCCCGGAATTTCCCGCATCGGTCGGATCGGCGGTCTATGCCGCGAAACAGGCCGTGAGCTTCCAGCGACTGACCCATGGGCGGCTCGGCTGGGCGATCGCGCGGCCGGCCGATGCGGCCACGCGTGCCAGCGATGGCGATCATGTGCCGGACGGCCAGCTCGTCGAACGAACCGAAGAATTCCTGACCGTGGCGCGCGGCGTGCACGGCACCCGGCCTTTCTCCTTCGCCGGCGCGCATTTCGAGGTGCAGGGCGGGGGCTTCGAAGCACCACTCAATCGCGTGGCGTTCCCGCGCGTGTTCCTTCAGGGGGAGGATGAGGCGACGCTGGCGCTGTCGGCACGTGCTGCCGATGTGCATCTGTTCGGCGCTGCGCCGGCAGCGGTGTTGCGCGGCCGGATCGAGCAACTCGACGCGCTGGCGTCGGCGCAGGGCCGCTCGGTCGACTATGGTGTGATCCAGCAGGTTCTGGCGCGCGAGACGGACGATGAGGCGCGGCAGGATGCGGCGCGCGCCGGCGTCGCGGCACCGGCGATCATCGGTGATTATGACTCGGTCGCCGCGCGACTGGGCGAGCTTGCCGGCTTGGCCTCAATCACATCGTGCTGGGCGCGCCGTCTTCGCTCGAGGAAGCCTATCGCATTGGCCAGCATGTCCTTCCCCGCTTCCGCGCGCTGACCGAAATCGCGCGCGCCGCCGCCTGAGAGGTTCCCATGACGATCGATTTCTACTGGCGACTGCCGACCCATGGCTGCCATGGCAGCATCCGCCACGGCGCCTATGACCGCGGCGACTGGTCGCCGCTTGGCGCGCACAATGTCGCGCCGGGCCTCGATCGCTACGGTGAGGATGACGGCTTTCGCTATATCGACCATCTCGCCGAGATCGCGAAGGCAGCGGAGAGCTCCGGTTTTATCGGCGGGCTGATCCCGTCCTTTCCCAATACCGATGATCCCTGGGTGATCTCGCCGCTGCTGGCGCGCGAGACCAGCAGCTTCCGCTTCATGATCGCGTTCCAGCCCGGCTTCCTCAATCCGGTGCACGCCGCGCGCATGGCGGCGAGCCTGCAACGCGCGACCGGCGGGCGCACCGTGTTCAACATCATCACCGGCGGTGGCGGGCCGGCGCAGCTCTGGTGGGGCGACGGCTTCAGCCATGACGATCGCTATGGTCGCACCACCGAGTTCCTCGATGTGTTCAAGGGCGTGTGGAGGGGCGGGGGCTTCTCCTATGACGGCCGCTTCTATCAGGTTGCGGATGGTGGCCTGTCGCCGCTGCTGGCGGCCGAGGAAATCCCCGAGATCTGGTTCTCCGGCTCGTCCGACGCCGCGCTCCAGTCGGCTTCGAAGCATGCCGATTATTACCTGTCCTGGCTCGAACCGTTCGACCAGCTGACCGACAAGTTCGCGCGCGTGAAGGAACGCACCGCTGCACTGGGCCGCGAACAGAAATGCGCGGTGCGCGTCGATCTCGTCGCGCGCGCAACCGAGGAGGAAGCCTGGCGCGATATTCGCGCGGGTTTCGAGAATCTCACCGAGGAACGCCGCGCGCAGGGGCGGGGCGGCCCGACGGATTCGGTCGGCGCGGCGCGCCAGCAGGCGCTGAAACCGAGCGAGGCGCGGCGCTATGACGAACTGATCATCGCGCCCAATCTATGGGGCGGCTTCAACCTACTGCGCGGCGGCCCGGCGCTCGGCATTGTCGGCAGCTATGAACAATGTGCAGCGAAGCTCGATGAACTGATCGCGCGTGGTACGGATGCCTTCATTCTCGCCGGCACGCCGCATCTCGAGGAAGCGTACCGGATCGGTGAGGAAGTGCTGCCGTTGCTTGGCCGCCAGGCGGAGGCATTGCTGCACGCGGCGGAATGATGGCGGCTTAGACAGAGACATCCGGTCCTATCTCTCCCCAATTTGGATCAATGTGCGTTGGAGTGATTGTCAATTTGGCGATAGCCACGGCCTCCTCTGCGAGACGGAGGAAACCAATGAGTTGGAGGCCACAGATGAGGCGGAAGTCCATTTTTGCGATGCTGGCTATGGTGTCGCTGTATTCGATACCCACACCGGCTCTCGCGCAATCCTATCCGGATGTCGACACATACGCATCGCAACAATGCGGTAACGGCCGGTGGGACTATCTGGGGTATGGGGATTACGACCAATGCTATGCCGCAGCTGTGAATTATTACTATCAACAAACCGGCGGTGGCGGCCCTGTCGGCGGTGATGGTGGCGGCGGCGGCGGCGGCAGCGGTGGCGGCACGTTCATAGGGGATATCCCCGGTTACAACGGTAACAATGGGTGCACCGCCAAAACTCGTTTGTGCGATTCCGGCCAGGATCCGTCATAATCGCGACATATCGGAGCGGTGATCAACTCAGTCGGGCGACACCGTTTGGTTTTTGGGCGGATAGCCGCTCCGCTATGACGTGCGCACAATTCATGAGCCGAGTTGGCTCGGAAACTGCCATCGGATCGCCGATCTTCGCCGGCTCCATGTGGCGAAACCGGCGCTATGTCGCGGCCAATTGCTTTGCCAGCTGAACTTTCGCCATCACCTGCGTCGTATGCGCTTCGGCATCAGCGAACGTCTCGAGCGATGGCGGCTTTGCCGTCGCGGCCTGTGCCATCGCGGCCGGAAAGCGCGCGGCGAGTTCGGCCTCGATCTTGCGCACGACCGACAGCGATCCGACCACATTGCCCGACCGCGGCAGCGGCCGGTCGGCGCGATCGACGGCCGGCCGGCTCGCCGGCGGCATCGGGTGAGGCAGATCGATGTGCAGATCACGCGGGGTGTCGCGCAGGCCGGATAGCGGCGACCTGGCGTGGCGGTCGCGGTCGGTCAGCGGATCGAGGCCCCATAGTTCCTCGACGAACTTGCATACCGAGGCATGGTCATAGGTCGTGTGATCGACCCCGGCATCGGCCAGCGGCGACACGATCATCGCCGGCACGCGCACGCCGAGCTTCGAGAAATCGAACTGATGCTGGTTGAGCCCGTAATCGGGATGGTCGCCCGGCGGGACGGCGTCCGGCGCAAGCACTGAATCATAGAAGCCACCATGTTCGTCATAGCAGACGATCAGCACGCTCGACTGCCACCAGGGCGACTGCTGGATTGCCTCGACCACCGCGGCAAGCAGCCGTTCGCCGCCATAAACGTCATCCATCGGATGCTGCGACGACCCGCCGGCATAGGTGTTGAAGTCGCCATAATTGGGTTCGATGAAGGTATAGGGATAGGGGTAAGGCTGCTGCAGGTCGGCGGCGAACCGGTCGAGCCCGTGGAAATCGAGGATCGACACGCCGTGCAGCGATCCGGCCTGCGGGATGCAGCCGAGCGGCGAACCGAGCTGCGGGTCATCGCTGTACAGACTATACCCGAACAGATCGCTGTCATGATAGAAACGATACGGGATCGCATGCTCGGCGAGCCGGTCGTAGATTGATCCATTCTTGTACCGGAATCCCTTCCAGAATTCCCACACCGCATTGCCGTGATGGATCGGACTATCGTCGAGCCCCGATGATGACGCGCCATGGACGAAGAAGCGATTGGGCCAGGTCGGGCCGGGCAGCGATGCGTGCCAATGATCGCACACCGACGACTGGGTGGCGATGGCATAGGTGACCGGCAATTGCTGTGGAGTGTCGAAACACGCCATGATGTCGCCGACCCGCGCCGGATCGGGCCGCTGATAGGGATATTCGCTGAACCCGGTCGCATAGCATTGCGCGAAGCCACTGTTGGTCATCGGCGGATAGGTCGGAACCTGACAGGTTTCGAGCGGGGGCGCCTTGGGGTGTTTCGCCGGCGCGGGGGGTTCGCCCGGCTGGTCCGAGGGCTGGCCGGTGACCTGTTCGAGCACGTCGCAGAATTCATGCCCCGGATCGGTGCTCATGCGCAGCGGTGCACCCTTGGTGACCGAGTATTTCGTATCGCCGGCCATGTTGAAATCGGCGGTCGTCGCGACGTGGAGCCCGGGAATGCCCGAAAAGGCGAAGACATGGTCGAACGAACGATTCTCGAGCATCAGCACGAAGACGTGACTGACCGGCTTGGGCGCGGCCGGGGTCAGCCGGGTCATCGCGTCGCTGGCGCCGCGCAGCAGGTCGAGCCGGTGGGGGCCTACGCGGAATGTGACTTCGGTGTCCTCCGTCTCCAGCCGGGACTCGATCCCCTTGCCGCCCGCCGCGCCGCCGGCATTGACATACAGCCCGGCCTGGCTGCCATTTGTCACCAGCACCATCACCGTCCAGCGATCGTCGGCGAACAGGCCGGGCCGAAACATCGCGGCCAGCGATCCCTTGGCTTCGCCGGGTGCGATCCGCCATTGCGCGCGCTGGGCGCCGAAATGATCGTTGGTGTGGAACAAGGTGACGATCGCGTCGCCGTCAAAGTCGTTGGCGACGCTGATATCGGCCGTGTTCGCGCTCATGATTCTGTCCCCCGGATAGCCCGGCAAGCGTGACAGCGGGCGTGGGTGAGTCAAGGTAGGCGCAGGGGATCTGACGCCGGCGTGCGCCCGGGATCGCGCTGTGGGGTGGTCGCTTCTACCGGCGTAGCGCATGGCAATGCGGGCTGGATGGGGCGGCTATGCGCCCTGATCTCAGCCGTTTAGGAGATCGGCAGCGACTCCGAAATCTGCCTTTCGTTCAACTGGTTCGCAAGCGGCTGCTCGGCGGCAAGGTGTCGTGGCTTTCGAGTGCGCTGATGGTGATCGGCCTGGCATAGCTGTTCTTATGCGACCCTGATCGGCTGTACCCGACCGTTGGAGCAAGTGGCGTTCGCGTTAGGTACTATCTGGATTCCCTTGGCAGCGTAGAGCGCATGGTCGGCTGCTTCGAACAGGCCCGAAATTGCGCTTGCGTCCTTGGGCCAATGCGCCACGCCCATACCGGCGCTGATCGGGATGCGATGCCCGCCTATGTCGCAGGGACGGGCCAATGCGCCGAGCAACCGATCGGCAATCACTTCACGCTTGATCGCCGATCGTGCCGGAACCAGCACGGCGAACTCGTCACCACCCATCCGCGCCACTTGGCCTTCTTGCCCGCATGCATCGAGCAGGCGCCGGGCCACTTCGCAGAGCAACTGGTCGCCGGTCGCGTGACCATAGCTGTCGTTGATCGGCTTGAAGCCATTCAGGTCGATCAGAGCGATTGAAAAGACCCGTCCGCTCTTCTCGGCCGTTGCGTGCTCTGCCTCGACCTGCAGGTCGAATGCGCGTCGATTGAGCAGACCGGTCAAGGGGTCCGTGCTGGCCTGTACGCGCATCTGCCGCTTGAGTTCGAGCAGGCTGACGAGATCCCGGTGACGCAGCACAATCATGCGCAACAGGAAGAAGGTCGCGACGGCCATGCTTACGCCGGCGGCAAGATCGAGCCGGTTGCCCGATGCGAGCAACAGTGCAGAGATCGGCAGCATGTCGATCGCGAGATTGAGCAGAGCCGCGCTGCGGACACTGGAAAGGCAGTAGGCGGTCGACAATGCGCCCATCGACAGAATCAGCGGATAATAGATCTTGGTATCGGCAGGCGCGCCGAGCCAGCTCACCACGCACCACGAACTGCACACCAATGCCAGCGCGCTCGACGACCAGGTCGATTGCCGGATCAGCTTGCGCGCGCGGCGCACGCTCGTCGAGATTTTAAGGTCGCGGCTCAAAGAGAGAAACCCGGCGAAGCAGGCACCGCCCATGATCGCCGGCAACCCGAAGCGAACGAACCATGGGGCGCCAGCCGAATAAGCATAAGCGGCTGTGGGCACCGTCAGGAACAATGCCAGGAACAGCATCCTGGATTGCACTTGGAGTTGCGCGGCCGTCATCAGCACGAATTCGTCGCGGATCGCTTCCGGCAGTGGCGGAAACAGTCGAATGCGGAGCTGCTGGACCAAATTCATCATAGGCCAAGGGCGTATCGGCGTGATCTCACTCTTTGGTTAACATGAGGAAGAATTATCGCCAGATCGGTACTAAGCCCCTGCGCTAAAAATCTTGTTAACCATCCCGGACTAGCAAGCCCTGCGACGGCAATGCCCGACAGGAGCCAATCGATGCAGCGTGCCCCCCTTGATCCCAGTCTTCCGCAGAACGACACGCCGACGCAACAGGCTGCACGCGCCGCGCAGCTCCAGGCGACGTGCAAGACCTATCAATGGACCACGGAGGTGCCGACGCTGCCTGGCGTCCCGCTGGTTGCGGCGTTGCCGTCGAACGAGACGCCCACGCTCGAATGGTGGATATTGCTGATCGGCATCGGCCTGGACATCGCGCGCAACGAGATCGCAGTGAAGCTGGCGGCGATTGGCCGCGGCGAGATCCTGATCCCTGAGATCGAGATTGCGGCGATGCTGGTGGAATGCGCGAAGATCGAGAGTTCGGTGGCGGCGATCAAGGCCAAGCTGGCCCAGGGCGGCGGCTCGATCGCCGGAGAGATCCATCTGCTGATCGAGGCGGTTGAGGAAGAGGCCCTGTTCGCCACGCTCAGGGATCATGTCGCCAGCCTGCGTGCGATGATCGAATTGAGCGATGCCGAGCGGTTGGCGATCGGGTCGCGCGCCCCGCGCTCGCTCGAAAGCTATCGCGACCTGTTCGCTACCATCGCGCTACCCGGCATCGCCTGGCAATTCATCGACGACACGGTTTTCGCACGGTTGCGCACGGCAGGACCCAATGCCGGGATGATCGCAGGCATTTCCGCCCTGCCGGCGAACTTTCCATTAGGCGCGGCGCAATATGCGTCGGTCGTCAATGGCGACACGCTGGACGCAGCGCTCGCCCAGGGGCGGATCTACATCTGCGACTATCGCGAGCTCGAGGTGCTCCAGCCCGGAATCTGGGAAGGCAAGGCGAAATTCGTCTATCGGCCGCTGGCGCTGTTTGCGGTGCCGCCCGGCGGGAGCTCACTGGTGCCGGTGGCGATCCAATGCGGTCAGGATCCGCTGGAAAATCCCATATTCCTGCCCACGCCGCGTGCCGACATGCAATGGGGCTGGGAAATGGCCAAGCAGGTCGTGCAGGTCGCCGACGGCAATTACCACGAATTGTTCGCGCACCTCGCGCGCACGCACCTCGTGATCGAGGCGGTCGCCGTCGCGACGCAACGCCATCTTGCCGCGATGCATCCGATCTGGGCACTGTTGCTGCCGCATTTCGAAGGCACGTTGTTCATCAACAACGCTGCCGCCACCTCGCTCATTGCCGCCAACGGGCCGATCGACCACATCTTCGGCGGCACGATCACCTCCAGCCAGCTCGCCGCGGCGGACGATCGCCTGGCCTTCGATTTTTCGCGGTCGATGCTGCCGGTCGATCTGGCCGCGCGCAAGGTCGCGGACAAGACGATGCTGCCCGATTACGCCTATCGCGACGACGCGCTGCTCGTCTGGCAGGCGATCCGCGAATGGGCGGACGGCTATGTCGCGCTCTATTATGCCGACGACGCGGCGGTGACCGGCGATACCGAACTCGCCGCGTGGGCGGCATCGATC includes:
- a CDS encoding ABC transporter permease; this encodes MAGAALPVPLPAHGRARHSRLASLLAPVALLALWQLACLSGLFPAQVLVPPSEVARALWSLAASGELERHIGESMFRLTAGFAIGAIAGLIFGATIALSRLAEAALAPFFLALWQVPVIAFVPMLVIFLGIDEPFKIAIVALATFFPVALATFDGVRGVPKAWFDVARVYRTRLPDLIWRILIPATVPSVLTGLRIALTRAWVVLVAAELLAADSGIGQMMEMGRQLFRIDVVLAGVVVSGLIGFALDRGAKAIERRATRWKTA
- a CDS encoding ABC transporter permease, translated to MSALLSQPWRRIAIGLVAPVLFLIWWQLQATSGDVRALAFAPLGSIGAAFVELSKNGSLLSDMMSTLSRSLTGLLIGGTLGIATGVAMAIWRPLDRVLGPLLHAIRQVPMIGWLPLIGLWFGTGQGSELIVVSLSAFFPTMLNSYEGVAHVEGRYLDVGRVYGFTALQRFRLILLPAAMPLILTGVTQGLAFAWITSIATEILLGTGGGLGVTMQLAQTQQRLDVILVAIIATAILGFVINHLFLRLRRYLLRWQAISL
- a CDS encoding ABC transporter ATP-binding protein, which gives rise to MIPEARPQFSPHNATAAHGALSISDLHKSFTIGGAPMPVLEGINLTVKPGEFVSIVGASGCGKSTLLRLIVGLDDEYHGEIRLDGERVATTSLDRGIVFQDHRLFPWMTLEQNIELALLNTDTPKARRAQIVADHIALVNLKGFETAYPHQLSGGMAQRAAIARALVTEPKLLLLDEPLGALDALTRVHVQNELQRIWMTQRSTMLMVTHDVEEALYLGDRVVVMAPNPGRIRRIVDVDLPHPRDRAAPLLHRLKDEILAELTASPSAPANLVRLPGREER
- a CDS encoding nitroreductase family protein; translated protein: MSRQPDHPVAPLFVDRWSPRSFTAEPVPDEVLLSAFEAARWAPSASNVQPWRFLVARHGDAHWQEFVDLLAPRNRLWAGQASALIVILSALWVERQGVVVENGSRSFDAGAAWTNFAHQALLLGWHTHGIGGFDRIAARERLEVPEDYTIEAMVAIGRQAGIDTLHADFHAAESPNGRRPIDQTVFAGRLGLPAFAGERSAA
- a CDS encoding LLM class flavin-dependent oxidoreductase, whose amino-acid sequence is MTIYSYWQVDVTDAATRSEIGARPRTPTVFRDVRTRAINRYDYYAQIAQAAAQTAFDGVFFPYRPDSDDSQTVAAAIAREVPRLALIPEFPASVGSAVYAAKQAVSFQRLTHGRLGWAIARPADAATRASDGDHVPDGQLVERTEEFLTVARGVHGTRPFSFAGAHFEVQGGGFEAPLNRVAFPRVFLQGEDEATLALSARAADVHLFGAAPAAVLRGRIEQLDALASAQGRSVDYGVIQQVLARETDDEARQDAARAGVAAPAIIGDYDSVAARLGELAGLASITSCWARRLRSRKPIALASMSFPASAR
- a CDS encoding LLM class flavin-dependent oxidoreductase codes for the protein MTIDFYWRLPTHGCHGSIRHGAYDRGDWSPLGAHNVAPGLDRYGEDDGFRYIDHLAEIAKAAESSGFIGGLIPSFPNTDDPWVISPLLARETSSFRFMIAFQPGFLNPVHAARMAASLQRATGGRTVFNIITGGGGPAQLWWGDGFSHDDRYGRTTEFLDVFKGVWRGGGFSYDGRFYQVADGGLSPLLAAEEIPEIWFSGSSDAALQSASKHADYYLSWLEPFDQLTDKFARVKERTAALGREQKCAVRVDLVARATEEEAWRDIRAGFENLTEERRAQGRGGPTDSVGAARQQALKPSEARRYDELIIAPNLWGGFNLLRGGPALGIVGSYEQCAAKLDELIARGTDAFILAGTPHLEEAYRIGEEVLPLLGRQAEALLHAAE
- a CDS encoding alkaline phosphatase family protein, producing MSANTADISVANDFDGDAIVTLFHTNDHFGAQRAQWRIAPGEAKGSLAAMFRPGLFADDRWTVMVLVTNGSQAGLYVNAGGAAGGKGIESRLETEDTEVTFRVGPHRLDLLRGASDAMTRLTPAAPKPVSHVFVLMLENRSFDHVFAFSGIPGLHVATTADFNMAGDTKYSVTKGAPLRMSTDPGHEFCDVLEQVTGQPSDQPGEPPAPAKHPKAPPLETCQVPTYPPMTNSGFAQCYATGFSEYPYQRPDPARVGDIMACFDTPQQLPVTYAIATQSSVCDHWHASLPGPTWPNRFFVHGASSSGLDDSPIHHGNAVWEFWKGFRYKNGSIYDRLAEHAIPYRFYHDSDLFGYSLYSDDPQLGSPLGCIPQAGSLHGVSILDFHGLDRFAADLQQPYPYPYTFIEPNYGDFNTYAGGSSQHPMDDVYGGERLLAAVVEAIQQSPWWQSSVLIVCYDEHGGFYDSVLAPDAVPPGDHPDYGLNQHQFDFSKLGVRVPAMIVSPLADAGVDHTTYDHASVCKFVEELWGLDPLTDRDRHARSPLSGLRDTPRDLHIDLPHPMPPASRPAVDRADRPLPRSGNVVGSLSVVRKIEAELAARFPAAMAQAATAKPPSLETFADAEAHTTQVMAKVQLAKQLAAT
- a CDS encoding sensor domain-containing diguanylate cyclase — protein: MNLVQQLRIRLFPPLPEAIRDEFVLMTAAQLQVQSRMLFLALFLTVPTAAYAYSAGAPWFVRFGLPAIMGGACFAGFLSLSRDLKISTSVRRARKLIRQSTWSSSALALVCSSWCVVSWLGAPADTKIYYPLILSMGALSTAYCLSSVRSAALLNLAIDMLPISALLLASGNRLDLAAGVSMAVATFFLLRMIVLRHRDLVSLLELKRQMRVQASTDPLTGLLNRRAFDLQVEAEHATAEKSGRVFSIALIDLNGFKPINDSYGHATGDQLLCEVARRLLDACGQEGQVARMGGDEFAVLVPARSAIKREVIADRLLGALARPCDIGGHRIPISAGMGVAHWPKDASAISGLFEAADHALYAAKGIQIVPNANATCSNGRVQPIRVA
- a CDS encoding lipoxygenase family protein — its product is MQRAPLDPSLPQNDTPTQQAARAAQLQATCKTYQWTTEVPTLPGVPLVAALPSNETPTLEWWILLIGIGLDIARNEIAVKLAAIGRGEILIPEIEIAAMLVECAKIESSVAAIKAKLAQGGGSIAGEIHLLIEAVEEEALFATLRDHVASLRAMIELSDAERLAIGSRAPRSLESYRDLFATIALPGIAWQFIDDTVFARLRTAGPNAGMIAGISALPANFPLGAAQYASVVNGDTLDAALAQGRIYICDYRELEVLQPGIWEGKAKFVYRPLALFAVPPGGSSLVPVAIQCGQDPLENPIFLPTPRADMQWGWEMAKQVVQVADGNYHELFAHLARTHLVIEAVAVATQRHLAAMHPIWALLLPHFEGTLFINNAAATSLIAANGPIDHIFGGTITSSQLAAADDRLAFDFSRSMLPVDLAARKVADKTMLPDYAYRDDALLVWQAIREWADGYVALYYADDAAVTGDTELAAWAASIAGEGQISGFPAIATRHALVDVCTMVIFTASAQHAAVNFPQRTIMDFAPAVTGAGWLASPNAQAGNDKAGWLAAMPPVSLALEQLNTLYLLGSLHYRPLGDYRCRSFPYPQWFQDPAVTGSEGPLRRFQAVLAQVEEQIVARNAGRMFPYPFLQPSLIPTSTNI